Proteins encoded in a region of the Nonomuraea helvata genome:
- a CDS encoding TetR/AcrR family transcriptional regulator, giving the protein MTRRRRTREESRQETRTRLLASAAELFAERGVNGASIEQIAEHAGYSRGAFYGNFADKHELVVELLKQRTLRELEEVTALTRKQDPYAGLREWHKDRAANLLGWLSLRTELILYALRNPSFRPQLAERERIARDAHTGSIKATFAGLDVDPPADPAFLALIVHALEDGLLIQRMLFPDEISEEVIVDAAELLMRSWSTFRSTEHDA; this is encoded by the coding sequence GTGACACGCAGACGACGCACCCGTGAGGAGAGCAGGCAGGAAACCCGCACGCGGCTGCTCGCCTCCGCGGCGGAACTGTTCGCTGAGCGCGGTGTGAACGGCGCGTCCATCGAGCAGATCGCCGAGCACGCCGGCTACAGCCGCGGCGCGTTCTACGGCAACTTCGCCGACAAGCACGAGCTCGTCGTCGAGCTGCTGAAACAGCGCACACTCCGCGAACTTGAGGAGGTCACCGCCCTCACGCGGAAGCAAGACCCCTACGCAGGGCTCCGCGAATGGCACAAGGACCGGGCCGCGAACCTGCTCGGCTGGCTGTCGCTACGCACCGAGCTGATCCTTTACGCTCTGCGTAACCCTTCATTCCGGCCGCAACTGGCCGAACGCGAACGTATCGCCCGCGACGCCCACACCGGGAGCATCAAGGCCACCTTCGCCGGCCTCGACGTCGACCCCCCGGCCGATCCGGCATTCCTGGCATTGATCGTGCACGCCCTGGAAGACGGCCTGCTCATCCAGCGGATGCTGTTCCCGGACGAGATCTCCGAGGAGGTCATCGTGGACGCGGCCGAACTGCTCATGCGCTCGTGGTCGACCTTCCGGAGCACAGAGCACGACGCATGA
- a CDS encoding phytanoyl-CoA dioxygenase family protein: MVITDVDRTLQDYDRDGYTIFRDVLDPDLIAEANDHVAWLQAKHPDRLGEDLATELVAGDPFWVRLVSDGRLLDLAELFVGSDIALFASHYISKPPFSGKPVLWHQDGAYWPLEPMRVVTLWLAVDEATPENGCMRVIPGSHRQDLHELRQRDDIDNVLGSESAVTVDESQAVDLVLAPGDVEVHHPNILHASNANTSPRRRCGLTIRYIPTSTRITSEQQPFVSALLLRGRPGANVYQPFPTYVEGEHMPFADSAKWA, translated from the coding sequence ATGGTGATCACGGATGTCGACCGGACCCTCCAGGACTACGACCGCGACGGCTACACGATCTTCCGCGACGTCCTCGACCCCGACCTGATCGCCGAGGCGAACGACCACGTCGCCTGGCTCCAGGCCAAGCATCCGGACCGGCTCGGCGAGGACCTGGCCACCGAGCTGGTCGCGGGCGACCCCTTCTGGGTGCGGCTGGTCAGCGACGGCCGGCTGCTCGACCTCGCCGAGCTGTTCGTCGGCTCGGACATCGCGCTGTTCGCCTCGCACTACATCAGCAAGCCGCCCTTCTCCGGCAAGCCGGTCCTGTGGCACCAGGATGGCGCGTACTGGCCGTTGGAGCCGATGCGCGTGGTCACGCTCTGGCTGGCCGTGGACGAGGCCACGCCCGAGAACGGCTGCATGCGCGTGATCCCCGGCTCACACCGGCAGGACCTGCACGAGCTGCGGCAGCGCGACGACATCGACAACGTGCTCGGCTCGGAGAGCGCGGTGACCGTGGACGAGTCGCAGGCGGTGGACCTCGTCCTCGCGCCCGGCGACGTGGAGGTCCACCACCCCAACATCCTGCACGCCTCCAACGCCAACACCTCGCCGCGCCGCCGCTGCGGCCTGACCATCCGCTACATCCCGACCTCGACCCGCATCACGAGCGAGCAGCAGCCGTTCGTCTCCGCCCTGCTGCTGCGCGGGCGGCCGGGGGCCAACGTGTACCAGCCGTTCCCGACGTACGTGGAGGGCGAGCACATGCCGTTCGCCGACTCCGCGAAGTGGGCGTGA
- a CDS encoding HipA family kinase: MSHTELVGVRATRYITPLREGGSLPGLMEADDLGTYVVKFVGAGQGRKVLVAEVICARLAEVLGLPVPRLVTVELHPALAVTEPDFEVQALLKASAGTNLGVDFLPGSLDFDPATFTIDPQLAGRVLWFDALIGNVDRSWRNPNLLSWHARPYLIDHGAALTFHHNWAGAASWDTRAYDATDHVMLGFQPDLADADAELTPQVTDEAIQAAVAAVPEPWLIGEEGFDTPERIREAYVVRLTHRLAARESWLSGVLDAAAQAPPRPERRPAATRGGKGL, from the coding sequence ATGAGCCACACCGAGCTGGTAGGCGTCCGCGCGACGCGATACATCACGCCCCTTCGTGAAGGCGGCTCTCTCCCCGGCCTCATGGAGGCCGACGATCTCGGGACCTATGTGGTCAAGTTCGTGGGTGCCGGCCAGGGCCGCAAGGTGCTCGTCGCCGAGGTCATCTGCGCCCGGCTCGCCGAGGTGTTGGGCCTGCCCGTGCCGCGGCTGGTCACCGTCGAGCTCCACCCGGCGCTGGCCGTCACCGAACCGGATTTCGAGGTGCAGGCCCTGCTGAAGGCCAGCGCCGGCACGAACCTCGGCGTGGACTTCCTGCCCGGCTCCCTCGACTTCGACCCCGCAACGTTCACGATCGACCCGCAACTGGCCGGGCGGGTGCTGTGGTTCGACGCACTGATCGGCAACGTCGACCGTTCGTGGCGAAACCCGAACCTGCTGTCCTGGCACGCCCGGCCTTATCTCATCGACCACGGGGCCGCTTTGACCTTCCACCACAACTGGGCCGGCGCGGCCTCCTGGGACACCCGAGCCTACGACGCCACGGACCACGTCATGCTCGGCTTCCAACCCGACCTCGCCGACGCCGACGCCGAGCTGACGCCACAGGTCACCGACGAGGCCATCCAGGCCGCCGTCGCGGCGGTCCCGGAGCCCTGGCTCATCGGCGAGGAAGGCTTCGACACCCCGGAACGGATCCGCGAAGCCTACGTGGTCCGGCTCACGCACCGTCTCGCAGCGCGCGAGAGCTGGCTCTCCGGCGTACTCGACGCGGCCGCCCAGGCCCCGCCCCGGCCGGAGCGCCGTCCCGCTGCCACGCGCGGTGGCAAGGGGTTGTGA
- a CDS encoding ABC transporter substrate-binding protein, with protein MIRSLGIAAAVCLALAACSSGGSTPKQAAGKTELKLYNDKGAWSKYFDEMGSLSKQQIGLSMKPVGYTDEPTYQAFIKASFRTDVKPDLFTWTTGGRLAEIVAQKQVSETTPIWQEAIKNGDLSADLAKYYTVGGKQYCVPLNAAYWGMFYNKSIFDKYQLKPPTTWDELIKVADTLKKNGVTAFYHTSVLFSFVWFEQLLAGTDPDLYDRLATGQAKYTDPGVVEVMKRWKSMIDAGYFNNPGDKTDPGDVLKTGKAAMVSFGTWFNTSMTQRDLKAGTDYGFFVIPNVNPALPKTSMIFESGPLCSLAKAPDPDASMKYLKWWVGSAAQEKWSTARGDVSANPKVAIADQAIAEVSKAAGSGQYRLVNRYFEATPPPVLTAALDGFGAFVVKPDTYQKVLTDIQAAADEYWSTHQQGN; from the coding sequence ATGATCCGGTCACTTGGTATCGCCGCCGCCGTCTGCCTCGCTCTCGCCGCCTGCTCCTCCGGCGGATCCACCCCGAAGCAGGCCGCCGGCAAGACGGAGCTGAAGCTCTACAACGACAAGGGCGCCTGGAGCAAGTACTTCGACGAGATGGGCAGCCTGTCCAAGCAGCAGATCGGCCTGTCGATGAAGCCCGTGGGCTACACCGACGAGCCGACGTACCAGGCGTTCATCAAGGCGTCGTTCCGCACGGACGTGAAGCCCGACCTGTTCACCTGGACGACGGGCGGCCGGCTGGCGGAGATCGTCGCCCAGAAGCAGGTGTCGGAGACGACGCCGATCTGGCAGGAGGCGATCAAGAACGGCGACCTCTCGGCGGATCTGGCCAAGTACTACACGGTGGGCGGCAAGCAGTACTGCGTGCCGCTGAACGCGGCGTACTGGGGCATGTTCTACAACAAGTCGATCTTCGACAAGTATCAGCTCAAGCCCCCGACCACGTGGGACGAGCTGATCAAGGTCGCCGACACGCTGAAGAAGAACGGGGTGACCGCGTTCTACCACACGTCGGTGCTGTTCTCCTTCGTCTGGTTCGAGCAGCTCCTCGCCGGCACCGACCCCGACCTCTACGACCGTCTCGCGACCGGGCAGGCGAAGTACACCGATCCCGGCGTGGTGGAGGTGATGAAGCGGTGGAAGTCGATGATCGACGCCGGTTACTTCAACAACCCGGGCGACAAGACCGACCCGGGCGACGTGCTCAAGACCGGCAAGGCGGCGATGGTGTCGTTCGGCACGTGGTTCAACACGAGCATGACGCAGCGCGACCTCAAGGCGGGCACCGACTATGGCTTCTTCGTCATCCCGAACGTCAACCCGGCCCTGCCCAAGACCTCGATGATCTTCGAGAGCGGTCCGCTCTGCTCGCTGGCCAAGGCGCCCGACCCCGACGCCAGCATGAAGTACCTCAAGTGGTGGGTCGGCTCGGCCGCGCAGGAGAAGTGGTCCACCGCCAGGGGCGACGTGTCGGCCAATCCCAAGGTGGCCATCGCCGACCAGGCCATCGCCGAGGTCAGCAAGGCGGCGGGGAGCGGGCAGTATCGCCTGGTCAACCGGTATTTCGAGGCCACGCCGCCGCCCGTGCTCACCGCCGCGCTGGACGGCTTCGGCGCCTTCGTCGTCAAGCCGGACACCTATCAGAAGGTCCTCACGGACATCCAGGCCGCCGCCGACGAGTACTGGAGCACCCACCAGCAGGGGAACTGA
- a CDS encoding AraC family transcriptional regulator: protein MPTVLRWAEFAAGLPYHAALVPVRGSRRDRPEPHSHADFHELVFVTAGTGAQRVGEVELPLRAGDVVLVRPHDRHEFSSTDGMRFVNIAFPSERWRAFADLAGLAGPVDWDRRELPLSARAELDGPVAAEFGRVLGAYPGVPRVLDLVGLWTAVVPLLERADGTAVDPRPGWLVSACAAMSREENLREGLPRLLAMAAVSSGHLARSMRRHYGCTPVAFVAGRRLEHAALLLATTTEGIGRIAQRCGFSGQSYFGRLFQERYGMAPRRYREVTRRAVVPMDTQDIK, encoded by the coding sequence ATGCCGACCGTCCTGCGCTGGGCCGAGTTCGCGGCCGGTCTGCCGTACCACGCGGCTCTGGTGCCGGTGAGGGGCAGCCGCAGGGACCGGCCCGAGCCGCACAGTCACGCGGACTTCCACGAGCTCGTCTTCGTCACCGCGGGGACGGGCGCGCAGAGAGTCGGCGAGGTGGAGCTGCCGCTGCGCGCGGGCGACGTGGTGCTGGTACGCCCGCACGACCGCCACGAGTTCTCCTCGACCGACGGCATGCGCTTCGTCAACATCGCCTTCCCGAGCGAGCGCTGGCGCGCCTTCGCCGACCTTGCCGGGCTCGCGGGCCCGGTGGACTGGGATCGCCGGGAGCTTCCGCTGTCGGCGCGGGCCGAGCTCGACGGGCCGGTGGCGGCGGAGTTCGGCCGCGTGCTGGGCGCCTATCCGGGCGTGCCCCGCGTCCTCGACCTGGTCGGGCTCTGGACGGCCGTCGTCCCCCTGCTGGAGCGCGCCGACGGCACGGCCGTGGACCCGCGGCCCGGTTGGCTGGTGTCGGCCTGCGCCGCGATGAGCCGCGAGGAGAACCTGCGCGAGGGCCTGCCCAGGCTGCTGGCGATGGCCGCGGTCAGCTCGGGCCACCTGGCCCGCTCGATGCGCAGGCACTACGGGTGTACGCCGGTCGCGTTCGTGGCCGGACGCCGGCTGGAGCACGCCGCCCTGCTGCTGGCCACGACGACGGAGGGCATCGGCCGGATCGCCCAGCGCTGCGGTTTCTCCGGCCAGTCGTACTTCGGCCGGCTCTTCCAGGAGCGGTACGGCATGGCGCCCAGACGTTACAGGGAGGTTACGCGGCGGGCGGTCGTCCCTATGGACACCCAAGATATCAAGTGA